Proteins co-encoded in one Acidobacteriota bacterium genomic window:
- a CDS encoding acyl-CoA thioesterase, which translates to MQSKPEITREEFRHFLSIQTRWMDNDIYGHVNNALYYAFFDTAINQYLIAEGGLDIESGSVIGLAAESHCRFMQSLAFPEIIEVGLRVGKLGNSSVRYELSIFKHNEPTAAATGYFVHVFVDRETRKSVPITGTLRTALERLLVSSQ; encoded by the coding sequence ATGCAATCCAAACCTGAAATAACTCGCGAGGAATTTCGTCACTTTTTGTCCATTCAAACGCGTTGGATGGATAATGACATTTACGGGCACGTCAACAATGCCCTGTATTATGCCTTCTTTGACACCGCCATTAACCAGTACCTGATTGCCGAAGGCGGACTTGATATCGAGTCGGGTTCCGTCATCGGGCTGGCCGCCGAATCACATTGTCGGTTTATGCAATCGCTGGCCTTTCCGGAAATAATTGAAGTTGGCCTGCGAGTCGGAAAACTGGGCAATTCAAGCGTCCGGTATGAACTGTCCATCTTCAAGCACAATGAGCCGACTGCCGCTGCCACCGGGTACTTTGTTCACGTTTTTGTTGACCGGGAAACCCGCAAGTCCGTGCCCATAACCGGCACCCTCCGGACGGCATTGGAGCGTTTGTTAGTCAGTAGTCAGTAG
- a CDS encoding N(G),N(G)-dimethylarginine dimethylaminohydrolase, producing the protein MFSKAIVRKPGTTFAQGITSSTAGTPDLEMALTQHQRYREALHACGLSLTVLEADDQFPDSTFVEDTAILTPYFAVISRPGASRRQGEVQAMAEVLADHIHTLYAITAPGSVDGGDICQVGHHFFIGISERTNETGAKQLAEFLRLAGYSSSTIDIRTIPGLLHLKTGLSYLEHQTVLATRAMLSCHQFAGFQVICVPEDEEYAANCVYVNGRVLIPSGYPKVAAQLTEAGYQIVPLDMSEFQKMDGGLSCLSLRF; encoded by the coding sequence ATGTTTTCAAAAGCGATTGTTCGCAAACCAGGCACCACGTTCGCCCAGGGAATCACCTCGTCAACCGCAGGCACACCCGATCTTGAGATGGCACTGACTCAACACCAGCGGTATCGCGAAGCGTTGCACGCCTGTGGCCTGTCGTTGACGGTATTGGAAGCGGATGACCAGTTTCCCGATTCAACCTTTGTCGAAGATACAGCAATTCTCACGCCGTACTTTGCCGTCATCTCTCGCCCTGGCGCAAGCCGCCGGCAGGGTGAAGTTCAAGCAATGGCAGAGGTTCTGGCCGATCACATTCATACCCTGTATGCCATCACCGCCCCCGGATCGGTTGACGGAGGCGATATTTGCCAGGTCGGCCACCATTTTTTCATTGGCATTTCCGAACGCACCAACGAAACCGGTGCCAAACAACTGGCCGAGTTCCTCCGGCTGGCCGGCTATAGTTCTTCGACGATTGATATTCGGACGATCCCTGGTCTGTTGCATTTGAAGACGGGGCTTTCCTATCTGGAACACCAGACCGTTCTGGCAACTCGGGCCATGCTGAGTTGTCATCAATTCGCTGGATTTCAAGTGATTTGTGTGCCGGAAGATGAGGAATATGCCGCCAACTGCGTGTATGTCAACGGTCGAGTTCTCATTCCATCTGGATACCCGAAAGTTGCCGCACAGTTGACCGAAGCCGGTTACCAG
- a CDS encoding zinc-dependent alcohol dehydrogenase family protein, whose amino-acid sequence MKTKAAVLYEMGRSQPFAQSLPMVIDELTLAGPESGEVLIEIVGAGLCHSDLSVVDGSRPRIIPMVMGHEASGIVREVGPEVTEFAPGDHVVFSFVPICGHCLYCASGRGALCEFGARANVAGTLLSGGCRFTDSESRRCYHHLGVSAFSQFTVAAQESLVKIDPSVSLEMAALFGCAVMTGVGAVVNTARVEAGTSAAVFGLGGVGLSVVMGLRAVGAYPIIAVDRVDDKLTLARDLGATHTVNAGQDDPVAAIKDITHGGVTCAFESVGAESVLIQAYQATGRGGTTITIGLPHPNKMFSIPAVSLTLEERTVKGSYMGSSVPRRDIPRFINMYQAGILPVDKLHTHTLKLDEINLGFDRLAQAQAVRQIVTFSE is encoded by the coding sequence ATGAAAACAAAAGCTGCTGTTCTCTATGAAATGGGTCGGTCACAGCCCTTTGCCCAAAGCCTGCCGATGGTGATTGATGAACTAACCCTGGCTGGGCCTGAATCAGGCGAAGTGCTGATTGAAATTGTTGGCGCCGGGTTGTGCCATTCCGACCTGTCAGTGGTGGATGGCTCGCGCCCACGCATCATACCGATGGTAATGGGCCACGAAGCCAGCGGGATTGTCCGCGAAGTTGGGCCGGAGGTCACAGAATTTGCTCCGGGAGACCACGTGGTGTTCAGTTTTGTTCCGATTTGCGGCCATTGCCTCTATTGTGCTTCGGGACGAGGGGCGCTGTGTGAATTTGGTGCCCGGGCCAACGTTGCCGGGACACTTCTCTCGGGTGGCTGCCGATTTACCGATTCAGAGTCCCGACGGTGCTACCACCACCTTGGGGTCTCAGCCTTTTCACAGTTTACCGTCGCCGCCCAGGAATCACTGGTGAAAATTGACCCGTCCGTTTCACTCGAAATGGCTGCGCTCTTCGGATGTGCCGTGATGACTGGCGTCGGCGCCGTGGTCAACACCGCCCGGGTTGAAGCTGGAACCTCAGCCGCTGTTTTTGGATTGGGCGGCGTTGGGCTCAGCGTCGTGATGGGGCTCCGAGCCGTTGGCGCCTATCCCATCATCGCGGTTGACCGGGTGGATGACAAACTGACGCTGGCTCGTGACCTGGGAGCAACCCACACGGTCAATGCCGGCCAGGACGACCCGGTTGCGGCCATCAAAGACATAACTCACGGCGGTGTAACCTGTGCGTTTGAAAGCGTTGGCGCTGAAAGTGTTTTGATCCAGGCATACCAGGCAACTGGGCGCGGCGGCACCACGATCACCATTGGTCTGCCGCATCCCAATAAAATGTTTTCCATTCCAGCAGTCAGCCTGACGCTTGAAGAACGCACGGTCAAAGGCTCCTACATGGGCTCATCCGTCCCGCGCCGCGATATTCCCAGGTTTATCAATATGTATCAGGCTGGAATTCTGCCAGTAGACAAGCTCCACACCCACACCTTGAAACTCGACGAAATCAATCTTGGATTTGACCGGCTGGCCCAGGCTCAAGCTGTCCGGCAAATTGTTACTTTTTCTGAGTAA
- a CDS encoding ABC transporter ATP-binding protein yields MKETIIVDHLWKKFRRFSKFRPRTLKDMLIQGFRELKPTETFWALRDVSFSVGPGEMVGIIGKNGAGKSTLLRLVGGVGLPNEGKITVEKPVRGLLELGAGFSPDLNGRENAYVAGVIDGLTRRQVSERMDSIIDFAELGAYIDQPLRTYSTGMRLRLAFAVAVHTEPRVLLIDEVLAVGDAAFRTKCIDRISRFRDDGCTILFVSHDEEQVRQFCDRLLWLHHGEVITYGPTQEVLNTYLTQMNQNDAL; encoded by the coding sequence ATGAAAGAAACCATCATCGTTGACCATTTGTGGAAGAAATTTCGTCGGTTCAGCAAGTTTCGCCCCCGCACGCTCAAAGATATGTTGATTCAAGGATTTCGCGAACTGAAACCAACCGAGACCTTTTGGGCGCTTCGCGATGTGTCATTTTCGGTCGGCCCAGGAGAAATGGTGGGGATTATCGGAAAAAACGGGGCTGGGAAATCAACCCTCCTCCGATTGGTGGGAGGCGTGGGATTGCCAAACGAAGGCAAAATCACGGTTGAAAAACCGGTTCGCGGTTTGCTGGAACTCGGCGCCGGGTTTTCGCCAGATTTGAACGGGCGGGAGAATGCCTATGTCGCCGGAGTCATTGACGGGCTCACTCGCCGTCAGGTTTCGGAACGAATGGACTCGATTATTGATTTTGCCGAACTTGGCGCCTATATAGACCAACCCCTGCGGACCTACAGCACCGGAATGCGGCTACGGCTGGCCTTTGCCGTCGCCGTTCACACCGAACCACGTGTGCTGCTCATTGATGAAGTGCTGGCAGTCGGAGACGCGGCCTTCCGAACCAAATGTATTGACCGCATCTCCCGGTTTCGGGACGACGGCTGCACCATTTTGTTTGTCTCACACGACGAAGAACAGGTCCGCCAGTTTTGTGACCGGTTGCTCTGGCTGCATCACGGTGAAGTCATTACCTATGGCCCCACCCAGGAAGTGCTCAATACCTATCTGACCCAGATGAATCAAAATGATGCGTTGTAA
- a CDS encoding NADP-dependent malic enzyme: protein MNRRQAALDYHSEGRKGKIEVVPTKPCLTQRDLSLAYTPGVAEPCLEIARDPDTAYSYTAKGNLVAVITNGTAVLGLGNIGPLAGKPVMEGKAVLFKRFADIDVFDLELAADDPEDIIRTVKILEPTFGGINLEDIKAPECFYIEKRLREELQIPVFHDDQHGTAIISAAALINALELVGKNIQDIKMVFSGAGAAAMGCARLYIRLGVNPNHILMCDSHGVIYKGREQGMNEHKLEFAVETGARTLSDAMRDADVFIGLSVKGMVTGDMLKLMGPKPIIFAMANPDPEIGYDEAKEARPDCIMCTGRSDYPNQVNNVLGFPFIFRGALDVRARCMNEEMMLGAVNALAALAKEDVPDSVAKAYGLSHLSFGPEYIIPKPFDYRVLIWACSAVAEAAMKSGVARISIDLDEYREQLISRLGKSHEVMRMMIAKARRDPKRIVFPESSHERILRAAQALVDDRIAKPILIGKESRIRPLAEKFHLDLKGIEFVDPEAFPKFEAYTDELFRLRQRKGLNRQETSEWLKHPNVFGPMMVRMGDADALLSGVTQNYPETVRPALQIIQTAPGVSRVMGMYMLIIKNRVYFFADTTVNIEPNAEDLAHIAMLAAEGVRRFGIEPRIAMLSFSNFGSTQHPFVTRVQQATELVKQKYPDLQIEGEMMADTALTPEILEDYPFSNLKSPANVLIFPDLQSANIAYKLIYRLGRAEAIGPLLMGFSKPVHVLQRGAEVKDIVNVAAIAVVDAQEVTSFFEG from the coding sequence ATGAACCGACGACAAGCTGCCCTCGATTACCACAGTGAAGGTCGGAAAGGGAAAATCGAAGTTGTTCCGACCAAACCCTGCCTGACCCAGCGTGATTTATCACTGGCCTACACACCGGGCGTGGCCGAACCCTGCCTGGAAATTGCCCGTGACCCGGATACTGCCTACAGCTATACCGCCAAGGGTAATCTGGTCGCGGTGATTACCAATGGAACGGCGGTGCTTGGGCTTGGAAACATCGGTCCGCTGGCCGGAAAACCGGTCATGGAAGGAAAAGCCGTTTTGTTTAAGCGCTTTGCCGACATTGATGTGTTTGATCTCGAACTGGCCGCCGATGACCCGGAAGACATTATCCGAACGGTGAAAATCCTTGAGCCAACCTTTGGCGGCATCAATCTCGAAGACATCAAGGCGCCAGAGTGTTTTTACATCGAGAAACGGCTTCGGGAAGAACTTCAAATCCCGGTTTTTCACGACGATCAACACGGCACGGCCATTATTTCAGCCGCCGCTTTGATCAATGCCCTCGAACTGGTTGGAAAAAATATTCAAGACATCAAAATGGTGTTTTCAGGTGCGGGGGCGGCAGCAATGGGCTGCGCCCGGCTCTACATTCGCCTTGGAGTCAATCCAAACCACATTTTAATGTGTGACAGCCACGGAGTGATTTACAAAGGCCGCGAACAGGGGATGAATGAGCACAAACTTGAATTTGCCGTCGAAACCGGGGCGCGAACCCTCTCGGATGCAATGCGGGACGCGGATGTCTTCATTGGGCTTTCGGTCAAGGGCATGGTCACGGGCGACATGTTGAAGTTGATGGGCCCCAAACCAATTATTTTCGCGATGGCAAACCCTGACCCCGAAATCGGCTATGACGAAGCCAAAGAAGCCCGTCCCGATTGCATTATGTGTACCGGGCGATCTGATTACCCAAATCAAGTCAACAATGTCCTGGGCTTTCCCTTCATTTTCCGTGGTGCGCTCGATGTGCGTGCCCGATGCATGAACGAGGAAATGATGCTGGGTGCCGTCAATGCCCTGGCTGCGCTGGCCAAGGAAGACGTTCCCGATTCGGTGGCCAAGGCTTATGGTTTATCGCACCTGTCATTTGGACCGGAATACATCATTCCCAAACCGTTTGACTATCGGGTGCTCATTTGGGCCTGCTCAGCAGTGGCGGAAGCCGCCATGAAGAGCGGCGTGGCCCGCATTTCAATTGACCTGGATGAATACCGCGAACAACTCATCAGTCGGCTTGGGAAATCGCACGAAGTCATGCGCATGATGATTGCCAAAGCCCGGCGCGATCCAAAGCGGATCGTTTTCCCAGAAAGTTCACACGAACGCATTTTGCGAGCCGCCCAGGCCCTGGTTGATGACCGAATTGCCAAACCGATTTTGATCGGCAAGGAATCGCGGATTCGCCCACTCGCCGAAAAATTCCACCTGGATTTAAAAGGAATTGAGTTTGTTGACCCCGAAGCATTTCCAAAATTTGAAGCCTACACCGACGAACTGTTTCGGCTCCGTCAACGCAAAGGCTTGAACCGCCAGGAAACGTCAGAATGGTTGAAACACCCGAATGTGTTTGGACCGATGATGGTTCGCATGGGTGATGCGGATGCGTTGCTGTCTGGCGTGACCCAAAACTACCCGGAAACAGTTCGCCCGGCGCTTCAAATTATCCAGACGGCCCCCGGCGTTTCGCGGGTGATGGGCATGTACATGCTGATCATCAAAAACCGGGTATACTTTTTTGCTGACACGACGGTCAACATCGAACCCAATGCCGAAGACCTCGCGCATATTGCGATGCTCGCCGCTGAAGGCGTCCGCCGGTTCGGGATTGAGCCTCGGATTGCCATGCTTTCATTCTCAAATTTTGGAAGCACCCAGCATCCGTTCGTGACCAGGGTTCAGCAGGCCACGGAACTGGTCAAACAGAAATATCCAGATCTCCAAATTGAAGGCGAAATGATGGCCGATACCGCCTTGACGCCTGAAATTCTGGAGGATTACCCGTTCTCTAATCTAAAATCCCCAGCGAACGTATTGATTTTCCCTGATTTACAGTCAGCCAACATTGCCTATAAGCTCATTTACCGGCTGGGTCGGGCTGAGGCAATTGGACCGTTGTTGATGGGGTTCAGCAAGCCGGTTCACGTCCTGCAGCGCGGTGCCGAAGTCAAAGACATTGTCAACGTCGCCGCTATTGCCGTGGTTGACGCTCAGGAAGTGACGTCGTTTTTTGAAGGATGA
- a CDS encoding ABC transporter permease, which yields MFLPSFESKIFVAHLDLHRLEYLFDLIRELVSREIKIQYKRSYLGVAWTIALPLTQLIVFSFVFKGVLKLDIPNYGAFVFCGLLVWNWFQLSTVQGAVAIIQKPELISRPGFPTWVLPIVFVTINLIHFLVSLPFLVMLLLFKGGVLTWWLLLLPVVIAIQFVFLLGLSLIVATTNVVMRDTQHLLSVILPLLFYMTPVCYDLKLVPASLKWVYQFNPLTHLLEAYRNILIFGKPPELTGLLLLWLLSMIVVWYGNRIFHQKSHTFIEEL from the coding sequence GTGTTTTTACCTTCTTTTGAATCGAAAATCTTTGTGGCACATCTTGATCTTCACCGGCTGGAATATCTGTTTGATCTGATTCGCGAGCTGGTGTCACGCGAAATAAAAATCCAATACAAGCGCTCGTACCTGGGTGTGGCGTGGACCATCGCCCTTCCGTTGACCCAACTGATCGTTTTTTCATTTGTATTTAAAGGCGTGTTGAAACTGGATATCCCCAATTATGGCGCCTTTGTCTTTTGCGGCCTGCTGGTCTGGAACTGGTTCCAACTTTCCACGGTTCAGGGCGCCGTGGCCATTATTCAAAAGCCGGAGCTGATTTCCCGCCCCGGATTTCCAACCTGGGTTTTGCCGATTGTCTTTGTCACCATCAACCTGATTCATTTTCTGGTCTCGCTTCCGTTTCTGGTCATGCTGTTACTATTTAAAGGAGGCGTGCTGACGTGGTGGCTGTTGCTGTTGCCGGTGGTCATCGCGATCCAGTTTGTCTTTTTACTGGGGCTCAGTCTGATTGTGGCCACAACCAACGTCGTCATGCGCGATACCCAGCATTTATTAAGTGTGATTTTGCCGCTGTTGTTTTATATGACCCCGGTGTGTTACGACCTGAAACTGGTCCCGGCATCGCTGAAATGGGTGTACCAGTTCAATCCCCTGACTCATTTGCTTGAGGCGTACCGCAACATTTTGATTTTTGGCAAACCGCCGGAACTGACGGGTCTGCTCCTGTTGTGGTTGCTGTCAATGATTGTGGTCTGGTACGGGAACCGGATCTTTCATCAAAAGAGCCATACATTTATTGAGGAATTGTGA